Genomic window (Sphingosinicella microcystinivorans):
GCGACAGCACCGTCATCACCAGCGCCGCCGCATCCCGCCCGAGGAAGCCGCCGCCGTTCTCGGCAACGGCGACCCGCGCGCCTTCCACCTGCCGGGCCCCGGCGCGTCCGCGAAGCTGCTCGGTAAGTTCGTAAACTTGTGCAAGTCCCGTGGCGCCGATCGGATGCCCCTTGCGGACAAGCCCCCCGGAGGTGTTCACAGGCACCCGCCCCCCGAGCGCCGTCGCGCCGCTTTCGAGCAGCGCCACGCCCTCATTGCGGGCGCAAAGGCCGAGGTATTCGTAATACATCAGCTCGGCAGGCGACGTGGCGTCGTGAAGCTCGACGCAGTCGATATCCTCCGGGCCGATCCCCGCCATCGCATACGCCTCGCCCGCCGCCCATTCGGTGATGCCCGGTTCGCCCGGCGCAGGATCATAGGCGCTGGCGATCAGCGAACTGCGGACGTGCACCGGATCGGCGATACCGCGTTCGCGCGCGAACTTCGGCGACACGATCACCGCCGCCGCCGCGCCGTCGCCGAGCGGCGAGCACATCGGCAGCGTGAGCGGCGCCGAGATCAGCGGTGCGGCCAGCACGGCGTCGGCATCGAGCACGTCGCGGAACTGCGCGCGCGGGTTGAGGCTGCCGTGCCGCGAGTTCTTTGCGGAGACTTCGGCGAAATGCCGCGCCGTCGCGCCGCTGCGCGCGCTGTAGTCGCGCGCCATGCGGGCATAGATGTCCATGAACAGCGAACGCTGCCGCCCCGGATCGTCACCCGCGGGCCGATCGCCGTCGACGTAGGCGTACAGCTCCTCCGGTTTCTCGGTGTCGACGGCGCCGAGGAACACCGCGAAGCTCTTCGCCTTGTCCTCGTGGAACAGTTTCTCGACGCCGAACGCCAGCACGGCGTCGTGGACGCCGAGCGTCACCATCGTGCACGCCTGCTGGAACGCCGTCGAGGCCGTAGCGCACGCGTTCTCCACGTTCACCACCGGGATGCGCCCGATGCCCATGCCGCGCAGGATCGCCTGCCCCGCGATGCACGCCTGCCCGGTGACGAGCGGTGCGGCGGCGTTTCCCGCCCATGCCGCCTCGATCTCGCGCGCCTCGACGTTCGCATCCTTCAGGGCCTCGCCGATCGCCTCGTGCGCGAGGCTGGACAGGCTGCGGTCCAGATGCTTGCCGAAGCGGGTCATTCCGACGCCGGCGATGATCGCGTTCTGCTTCATTCCATCCCCTTGGGCAAATCTTCCCCGTCGGCCGAAAACCCGTTCGGCCGCTCGATTTCACTTCTGTGTTTCAGCCGTCAGCCGTGCAGAGAATCCGGATCGGCCAGCAACATTCCCCCCTTGATGGCGATGACCTCGTTGCACCCGTCCTCGATCAGAGAGGCGCGGGCGTCGCGGAACAGCTTCTCCATCGGATATTCGCGCGTCAGTCCGTTGCCGCCGAACATCTGCAAGGCATCGCTCGTCACTTCGAGCGCGTACTGCGTCGACGTCACCTTGGAGAACATCGCCGCCTGCAAGGCGGGCACCCCGTTGTTCATGTTGAACGCCGTCACCCGCCGCGCCAGCGCGCGCGAGATCTCGACCTTGCGCGCCATGTGGAACAGCCGCCGCGCGACATCCTGATGCCGGATCAGCGGCACGCCGCCCTGCCGCCGTTCGTGCGCGTAGGCGTGCGCCAATTCATAGGCGGCGCGCGCGCAGCCGGTGAACGTCGCGCCCATCAGCGCGTTCGCCTCGCTGTGGATGGCGTAGACGCCCTTCAGATAGTCCTCGGGCGCGACCAGCAGGTGGTCGATGTCGAGCGTCACGTCGTTGAAGAAGATCTCGCCCTGCGGCAGCGCGCGCTGGCCCATCTTCTCGAGCGGTTTGCCCTTCGACACGCCCGGCGCGTCGAGCGGCACGATCACCACCGCGCCGCGCGCGGGATCGTAGCCGGAGCCGGTCTCGGCCGCGCAATAGAGGATGCAGAGTTCCGCCACCGGGCCATTGGAAACCCACGCCGACTTCTGGCCGTTGATGACGATCTT
Coding sequences:
- a CDS encoding thiolase family protein; this encodes MKQNAIIAGVGMTRFGKHLDRSLSSLAHEAIGEALKDANVEAREIEAAWAGNAAAPLVTGQACIAGQAILRGMGIGRIPVVNVENACATASTAFQQACTMVTLGVHDAVLAFGVEKLFHEDKAKSFAVFLGAVDTEKPEELYAYVDGDRPAGDDPGRQRSLFMDIYARMARDYSARSGATARHFAEVSAKNSRHGSLNPRAQFRDVLDADAVLAAPLISAPLTLPMCSPLGDGAAAAVIVSPKFARERGIADPVHVRSSLIASAYDPAPGEPGITEWAAGEAYAMAGIGPEDIDCVELHDATSPAELMYYEYLGLCARNEGVALLESGATALGGRVPVNTSGGLVRKGHPIGATGLAQVYELTEQLRGRAGARQVEGARVAVAENGGGFLGRDAAALVMTVLSR
- a CDS encoding acyl-CoA dehydrogenase family protein; the protein is MNHQLAVADHDIAPSGGPLPFAQWDSNPHVKLGQLGAEPPLPEIAAELQKSLHSFAEKVMRPIGTELDRLSADAVVDKASRYWEFRRAYGELGIDMATLASFSSEEMPHVFAILFEELGWGDAGLAISAGAGLLPHYMAAKFGNDFVARTYPESLIGSWGITEPDRGSDSIDPGGHAAHAAGKPNRPNCVARISDGKIVINGQKSAWVSNGPVAELCILYCAAETGSGYDPARGAVVIVPLDAPGVSKGKPLEKMGQRALPQGEIFFNDVTLDIDHLLVAPEDYLKGVYAIHSEANALMGATFTGCARAAYELAHAYAHERRQGGVPLIRHQDVARRLFHMARKVEISRALARRVTAFNMNNGVPALQAAMFSKVTSTQYALEVTSDALQMFGGNGLTREYPMEKLFRDARASLIEDGCNEVIAIKGGMLLADPDSLHG